From Quercus lobata isolate SW786 chromosome 1, ValleyOak3.0 Primary Assembly, whole genome shotgun sequence, one genomic window encodes:
- the LOC115954039 gene encoding uncharacterized protein LOC115954039 produces the protein MDAPIDDTTAQKIFKAIEEQNDILKKMGVCLTKLEDTKFKKSIHVDIYDEDEDWDEKDKAEYERNKQFEKLTADTVAIKEKMEKMQLAFRKAQGMDDCLYNMGGISSKTLIALPPMFKIFVAEKFDGTGEPKQHVRRYLSIDKMKGLDEKQTLHAFPLSLMGGASRWYYSLDPTKTKVRNELVKLFVDQFIFNIMINLTPRDLETTKQGVSEIFFEYMTRWKRKASRVVNRPNEKNQINMIIKNLLPAYNSRLLSSPISSFGELCDCETRIEDAINNGQLEKGES, from the coding sequence ATGGATGCTCCAATTGATGACACGACGGCACAAAAGATATTCAAGGCAATAGAAGAACAAAACGACATTCTCAAGAAGATGGGGGTTTGTCTCACCAAGCTAGAGGATACCAAGTTTAAGAAATCCATACATGTGGATATatatgatgaagatgaagattggGATGAAAAGGATAAGGCCGAGTATGAGAGAAACAAGCAATTTGAGAAGCTCACCGCAGATACCGTGGCCATAAAGGAGAAAATGGAAAAGATGCAACTGGCCTTTCGCAAGGCCCAAGGGATGGATGATTGTCTCTACAATATGGGTGGCATAAGCTCTAAGACTCTCATTGCATTGCCTCCAATGTTCAAGATTTTTGTTGCagaaaagtttgatgggacTGGAGAACCAAAGCAACATGTTAGAAGATATCTAAGCATTGATAAAATGAAAGGATTAGATGAGAAGCAAACTTTGCACGCTTTCCCTCTCTCACTTATGGGAGGTGCATCGAGGTGGTACTATAGCTTGGACCCAACTAAGACCAAGGTGCGGAATGAACTAGTAAAGTTGTTTGTGGATCAATTTATCTttaatattatgattaatttgACTCCAAGGGATTTGGAGACTACCAAGCAAGGGGTAAGTGAGATATTTTTCGAATACATGACAAGGTGGAAAAGGAAGGCATCTAGGGTCGTTAATAGGCCAAATGAGAAAAACCAAATCAACATGATCATCAAGAATTTGCTTCCGGCATATAATAGTAGGCTCTTGTCATCGCCTATTAGTTCTTTTGGAGAATTGTGTGATTGTGAAACTAGGATTGAAGACGCTATCAATAATGGTCAATTGGAGAAAGGTGAGAGCTAA